In the Verrucomicrobiota bacterium genome, ATTAGAATCGGACTATTCAAGGTGTTTTGTATGGAACAAACGGGAGTCTTACCTTAATTGGAAACAGAATCACAACAAGCCGTGTGATCAAAGACTATTTAAAGGAACTGGAGGAATTAAAATGAACAAAAGCGAAGAAAAAGAAATTATAGAGGCATACGAATCTGGGGAAGCAGTCCTCGAAAAACCATCCAAGGAACTCTTAGCTCAATTGGCCATCGCCGGCGAGAACACTTTTAAGAAGGATAAGAGAATAAACATCCGCTTAAGCAGTCATGACCTGTTGGGGATTCAGCGTAAAGCAGTCCAGAAGGGAATACCCCATCAGGCACAGATCTCTGGATTAATCTACCAATACGTGGAGGGTGACCTACTCGAAAAACAAAGATAGAGAATAAGTTGCTTCACGAAACCTGGACAAGCCGGTTCCGTGAGCTCGGTGTTCACTGAAAAGTGAATTCCCGAATCCTGTTCTATCAGTTTTCAATCAAAAAAACCCTTGGACTAATCTTTCGAGAACAAAAAAAGACCCTGCCATAAAGGCAGGGTCTTTTGAAATGACTTAATTAAGCACCAACGTTAGATGGCGGCGTCGCCACGTTCGTCAGTGCGGATTCGCACAGATTCTTCGATCGGAATTACGAAGATTTTGCCATCTCCGATTTTGTCGGTCTTCGCTGCAGCGACAATCGTCTCAACGGCTTTTTCAGCGATATCGCTGCTTACAGCGATTTCAATTTTTACCTTCGGAAGAAAGTCCACGGTGTATTCGCTTCCGCGGTAGATTTCAGTGTGACCTTTTTGACGACCGAAGCCTTTTACTTCGGTGACTGTCATGCCTTCGATCCCTATCTCGGCGAGTGCTTCTTTAACTTCCTCCAATTTGAAGGGCTTAATAATGGCTGAAATGAGTTTCATTTATTGTACCTTTATTTAAATTTTTGATTTATGATTATTTGTTAGTTTCTGTGGAAACAAGCATTAACGGCTCGCATGACCGAAGTCCGGGTATGCTTCCTGACCATGCTCTCCGATATCGAGACCTTCCGACTCTTCTTCTGCTGAGACTCTAATTCCCATGACTGCCTTTACAATAAGGCAAACAACAAACGAGAAGACAAAGGCAAAGATTGAAACAGATGCTGTTCCGATAAGCTGAGTGAAGAAACTGAGATCTTCATTGCCACCGTTAAAGAACGGAATACCTACAGCGAGAGTTCCAAAAATTCCGCAAACGCCGTGGACGGAAATGGCTCCAACCGGATCATCAACCTTGATCTTGTCAAAGAACAGGATCGAGACCACTACAAGCACTCCAGCGATAAGACCAATAACGACAGCCGACCACAAGGTTACCGAGTCGGCACCGGCGGTAATTCCCACCAGACCAGCCAGAATTCCGTTAAGAGCCATGGACAAATCGGGTTTCTTCAACAATCCCCATGAGAAAAAAATGGAAGAAAATCCACCAGCTGCAGCGGCGAGCGCTGTGGTTACAAATACATAGGAAACGGCTTCAGGATTAGCACTTAAAACAGATCCTCCATTGAATCCAAACCAACCCAGGAAAAGTAAGAATACTCCCATGGTTGCGAGTGGCATGCTATGACCGAGGATGGGGCGAATTCTGCCACCTTCAAGGTATTTACCTTTACGGGCACCCAGCACCAATACGGCTGCTAGAGCGGCGAAACCACCGAACGCATGAACCAGGGTTGATCCGGCAAAGTCGTAAAAACCCATTTCCGCCAACCAGCCTCCGCCCCATTTCCAAAATCCGGTAATCGGGTAAGCAACCAATACGATCAAAGTTCCGATTACCATGAAGCTACCGAGCTTGATACGCTCAGCAACGGCACCAGAAACAATCGTGGCCGCTGTGGCCGCAAACATCGCCTGGAAAATAAAGTCGGCCCACCCCGTCATACAGAGCGCAGTGCCTCCATATGAAAAATCAGTACCGCCAGAAGCAGCCATAGAAATAGGAGATCCTAAAGCGAACCAGCCACCGGCAAAGTCAGTTCCAGGATACATGGCGTTGAATCCCCAAACCGCATAAGTCAAAAGACCCATACAAATAATAAACACATTCTTAAAGAGTATGTTTACCGTGTTCTTCGATTGGGTGAGTCCACTTTCTAGAGTCGCAAATCCCAAATGCATTATGAACACGAGACCAGCAGCGATAAGCGTCCAAAGCACACTAATGGTAAAGAAATCAAATGTTTCTCCGTATTTGGCTTTTAGGGCGAGGTAATCTTTATCGGGCGCAGCGGTTTCGGCAACAGCTGCAGCAGCATCAGCAAGCTCGGTCTGAGCAAAGCCATGCGTTGCGAAGCTGAACACAGCTAGCAAGGTAACGGCAGTGAATATTAATGGTTTTAGTTTCTTCATGTGGTGATCAGTTAGCTATCAATGTTTAGATGGTTATGAGCCGGAATTCTCCTTTGAGCTTAGCAACTGATATGCCAACGCCGTCCACGGATAAAAAAATATTTCCGCATACCTCCTAATCCACTAACTACCATTCATTTATAAAACCTGATGCGTTTTGTCAGGCTGATGCAGAAAAGAACAGAGGATGAGTGGATTGAACGAAAATGAATTATTTTAAGCCTTATTATGAAAACAATTCCCTCATTATCGCACGCTACACGGAGACACTGGTCGATTTTGACCAGTCGAGTGGAACTGCCCGTACATAGAAAACCTCACCCATAATTGGATGAGGTTTTTGAAACTCTAAATCGTGACTACTTTTTTTCTACTACGATGGTCTGAATATGCAGATCGCGTAGCTGCCGCTCAGTGGCTGGTCCGGGACTCTTCGACATCAAGCACTGGCCTTTCTGATTTTTTGGAAATGCAATCACGTCGCGAATACTCGGCGAACCGGTCAATAGCCCGATGATACGATCAAGCCCCAATGCAATACCACCGTGAGGGGGAGCACCGTATCGGAATGCATTTACCATGTATCCGAAACGATCCTCAATAACGTCCTTGGGAAGTTGAAGTACTTCTTCGAACACTTTTTGCTGAAGCCCAGGCTGATGGATACGAATACTTCCGCCACCCATTTCCATGCCATTGAGAACCAAATCGTAATGCTGC is a window encoding:
- a CDS encoding P-II family nitrogen regulator translates to MKLISAIIKPFKLEEVKEALAEIGIEGMTVTEVKGFGRQKGHTEIYRGSEYTVDFLPKVKIEIAVSSDIAEKAVETIVAAAKTDKIGDGKIFVIPIEESVRIRTDERGDAAI
- a CDS encoding ammonium transporter gives rise to the protein MKKLKPLIFTAVTLLAVFSFATHGFAQTELADAAAAVAETAAPDKDYLALKAKYGETFDFFTISVLWTLIAAGLVFIMHLGFATLESGLTQSKNTVNILFKNVFIICMGLLTYAVWGFNAMYPGTDFAGGWFALGSPISMAASGGTDFSYGGTALCMTGWADFIFQAMFAATAATIVSGAVAERIKLGSFMVIGTLIVLVAYPITGFWKWGGGWLAEMGFYDFAGSTLVHAFGGFAALAAVLVLGARKGKYLEGGRIRPILGHSMPLATMGVFLLFLGWFGFNGGSVLSANPEAVSYVFVTTALAAAAGGFSSIFFSWGLLKKPDLSMALNGILAGLVGITAGADSVTLWSAVVIGLIAGVLVVVSILFFDKIKVDDPVGAISVHGVCGIFGTLAVGIPFFNGGNEDLSFFTQLIGTASVSIFAFVFSFVVCLIVKAVMGIRVSAEEESEGLDIGEHGQEAYPDFGHASR